The following are encoded in a window of Alosa sapidissima isolate fAloSap1 chromosome 12, fAloSap1.pri, whole genome shotgun sequence genomic DNA:
- the LOC121678562 gene encoding procathepsin L-like, which yields MYGLYVPPQANRSLNVASVKAWKYLPPGDEQALEDAVATIGPVAVVIDTTTRNFQFYRRGVFYDPKCSIWKQAHAVLLVGFGSEGQQEYWTIKNRKLTNRINIAWMEQEHNKHLTQ from the exons ATGTACGGGT TGTATGTACCTCCTCAGGCTAATCGTAGCCTCAATGTCGCCTCAGTGAAGGCCTGGAAGTACCTCCCTCCTGGAGACGAGCAGGCTCTGGAGGACGCCGTGGCAACCATTGGACCCGTTGCCGTGGTTATCGACACCACCACTCGCAACTTCCAGTTCTATCGTAGAG gagtgTTCTATGACCCCAAGTGTTCCATCTGGAAGCAGGCCCATGCGGTTCTGCTGGTGGGTTTCGGTTCTGAAGGGCAGCAAGAGTACTGGACCATTAAAAACAG AAAACTGACAAATAGAATCAACATTGCATGGATGGAGCAGGAgcataataaacatttaacgcAATAA
- the sid1 gene encoding secreted immunoglobulin domain 1 has product MWRVRAVTVHTQTEQNTQSMRSHDEKRSAMRWTKPPPFLLLVSLHSASLAAGTGVAVTKGQNVTLACPLEVNLTVGTITWYKQSPGQGPHMVLSSALNGSSQVRYGEGFHLGRFSVQSGASDSVPHQLLISTTEEMDSATYYCGISNSDRQTDP; this is encoded by the exons ATGTGGAGAGTGAGGGCggtcactgtacacacacagactgagcaGAACACTCAAAGCATGAGGAGCCACGACGAGAAGCGATCTGCAATGAGATGGACAAAACCTCCCCCTTTTCTCCTCCTGGTCTCACTTCACA GTGCATCACTGGCCGCGGGCACAGGTGTGGCAGTGACCAAAGGGCAGAACGTTACCCTGGCATGCCCGCTGGAGGTCAACCTCACGGTGGGCACGATCACCTGGTACAAGCAGAGCCCAGGCCAGGGCCCACACATGGTTCTGAGCTCCGCCCTGAACGGGTCCTCGCAGGTCCGCTACGGCGAGGGGTTCCACCTGGGTCGGTTCTCAGTCCAGTCCGGGGCAAGCGACTCAGTGCCACACCAGCTTCTGATCAGCACCACGGAGGAGATGGACTCGGCCACCTACTACTGCGGCATCTCCAACAGCGACCGCCAAACGGACCCCTAA
- the si:ch211-1a19.2 gene encoding uncharacterized protein si:ch211-1a19.2 yields MSTESCCQVSVTVLPKMMLRRGLLMCLLLLRLARGGRAWGERRHGRRSHGLEMFFSKGIVLVVKGANPTPPQIRILLPPAGQSGRGHSAVLCVVTGLHAGIVDLTWSINHATAQQAQVSAQTVRQADGTYSASAVLFLSAGEWSPRHTYRCSVTQDRRVYWAQARPDSCWT; encoded by the exons ATGTCTACGGAGTCTTGTTGCCAGGTGTCAGTTACAGTCTTACCCAAGATGATGCTGAGAAGAGGACTGCTGATGTGCCTGCTGCTGCTACG GTTGGCACGTGGAGGTAGGGcatggggagagaggaggcatGGCAGGAGGTCTCATGGGCTGGAGATGTTCTTCAGCAAAGGAATCGTCCTTGTGGTCAAAG GTGCCAATCCCACGCCTCCTCAGATCCGTATTCTGCTGCCCCCCGCCGGCCAGTCTGGTCGCGGACACTCCGCTGTCCTGTGCGTGGTGACGGGTCTCCACGCGGGCATCGTAgacctcacctggagcatcaaCCACGCCACGGCCCAGCAGGCACAGGTCAGCGCACAGACGGTGCGTCAGGCAGACGGAACGTACTCCGCCAGTGCCGTCCTCTTCCTGTCGGCCGGGGAGTGGAGTCCTCGGCACACGTACCGTTGCTCCGTCACGCAGGACAGGCGGGTCTACTGGGCACAGGCCCGGCCAGACAGCTGCTGGACCTGA